DNA from Campylobacter sp. RM5004:
TCTTCCTGCTGCAGTTGCGATTAAATATAATTGTAAAATTAATATTATAGGTCGTGCTTTAGCAAGTCCTAAAATCAATGCAATTCTTACAAAATATAGAGAAAAATTCGGAATAAAATTAATAGAAAAAACAAATGCTTTAAGACCTATGATAAAAGCTTTAAATAATCATGAATTAGTTGGAATTGTAAGCGATCAAGATGCACATATTAAAGAAAGCAGTGAGTTTTTACTATATGGCAAAAAGGTAACTCAAAGCAATGCTGCAAGTATGGTTGCTAAAAGATGTGAAGCGTATTTGTTACCTGTTTATATTTATGAGATTAATGATGGATATTGCATAGAGTTTTTTAAGCCATTAAATGCAAAAGAATTAAGCATAGAAGAGCTTAGCTTTTATCAACTTGAATGCACCAAAAAAATGTGGGAGAAAAATCCTAGCGAGTATTTTTGGTTTCACAAAAGATTTAAAACATTTTATGAGGATGAGTATTGAAAATATTTATATATTTACCAAACTGGCTTGGTGATGCGATAATGGCAGCAGGTGCAATCAATGCGCTTATAAAAAAATTTCCTAATGCAAAAATTACTTTTTATGGAAGTTTTATAGCCTGTGAAATTTATAAAAACTTAGGCGAAATAATAGTAGAAAAAAAGGGCGAAAGGCTAAAACAAATAAAGAATTTAAAACAGGAATTTGATTTAGGAATTAGCTTTAAAGCAAGCATTTCATCTAAGGTGCTTTTATTTATGCTAAAGGCTAAAAAGAAGTTTTATTTTAACGCTAATAAAAGCGATAATACTCATCAAGTTTTAAAATATTTTAATTTATTAAAAGAACTTAATTTAGACGATAATCTAAACACTCAAATCCCTTATAAAAAATTAAAAACAAAAAAATTATTAGGCATAGCCGCAGGTGCAAAATATGGAGCTGCTAAGTGCTATGAACCTAGTTATTTCGCACAAATTGCAAGCACTTTTAAAGACCATAAAATAATTCTTTTTGGCACAAAAAACGAAAGTGATATTTGTAATATCATTGAAGAAGAGCTTAAAAAATATAATATAAAAGCAATTAATTTATGCGGAAAAACAGATATAAAAAAATTATGTCTTGCA
Protein-coding regions in this window:
- a CDS encoding lipid A biosynthesis lauroyl acyltransferase, with the protein product MKEYLYIFTFYFFNFLLKLIPNKLLKIFANFIGFIAFKLNKKHRAIILKNLEYFCKLAKHPQSLELTKRVYKKFAYYILSMVKNQNISKENLLKQIKLFKNDEYLKELLDRGEKIVFTTAHYGYWEILPAAVAIKYNCKINIIGRALASPKINAILTKYREKFGIKLIEKTNALRPMIKALNNHELVGIVSDQDAHIKESSEFLLYGKKVTQSNAASMVAKRCEAYLLPVYIYEINDGYCIEFFKPLNAKELSIEELSFYQLECTKKMWEKNPSEYFWFHKRFKTFYEDEY
- a CDS encoding glycosyltransferase family 9 protein, translated to MKIFIYLPNWLGDAIMAAGAINALIKKFPNAKITFYGSFIACEIYKNLGEIIVEKKGERLKQIKNLKQEFDLGISFKASISSKVLLFMLKAKKKFYFNANKSDNTHQVLKYFNLLKELNLDDNLNTQIPYKKLKTKKLLGIAAGAKYGAAKCYEPSYFAQIASTFKDHKIILFGTKNESDICNIIEEELKKYNIKAINLCGKTDIKKLCLAVSSLDYLLANDSGIMHLGASYNVNVLAFFGPTNIYQTYPYCKNGKLFSLKLPCSPCAKRVCPLKHHKCMKDLIPEIVLKELR